Proteins encoded by one window of Cloeon dipterum chromosome 4, ieCloDipt1.1, whole genome shotgun sequence:
- the LOC135943700 gene encoding ankyrin-1-like: MDSFLSVRDTDRFIEKTTTGLTPLMLAARDENLENCLELLKIGEIVEARIKFGLTPLHFAALNKENGIKIVWHLINQNKLDLKEKDVDGEEPIFYAVRKGNFRVAQILLELEKKENKNLSHFL; the protein is encoded by the coding sequence ATGGATTCATTTTTGAGCGTGCGGGATACAGACCGCTTCATCGAAAAGACAACGACAGGTCTGACCCCGTTGATGCTCGCAGCCAGGGATGAGAACCTGGAAAATTGCCTCGAACTCCTGAAAATTGGAGAAATTGTTGAGGCAAGGATAAAATTCGGCTTGACGCCACTTCACTTCGCGGCCTTGAACAAGGAGAACGGAATCAAAATCGTCTGGCACCTAATAAATCAGAACAAACTAGATTTGAAGGAAAAGGACGTGGACGGCGAGGAACCGATTTTCTACGCAGTCAGGAAGGGAAACTTCAGGGTGGCGCAGATCCTGCTCGAActggaaaaaaaggaaaacaaaaatctctcgcattttttataa
- the LOC135943701 gene encoding alpha-latrocrustotoxin-Lt1a-like, whose product MRIFRAHFYAKNDGMNTFHTCILENNLEGVQFVLSKVPEIINSIGSEGTNALHIAAAFADLEMCQWLCGKNFDVLSLSEDWGNTVLHFASMNKKFGKSLVPFFVFKGVDVNEKNFFFLSPLFVALKMENIAVAEELLKAGADLNTKQENGDNFLHSCARNNKLLSAKFVVGLNEGLVREPAFGGITALHMAAQTADLEFCKFLVEKGADVHAKDFLNRSVLVYVPEKNKEKRKYFLSLGIRN is encoded by the coding sequence ATGCGGATATTTAGAGCCCATTTCTACGCGAAGAACGATGGCATGAACACTTTCCACACCTGCATATTGGAGAACAATTTAGAAGGCGTCCAATTCGTGCTCTCAAAAGTgccagaaataataaattctatCGGCAGTGAAGGGACGAATGCCCTTCACATCGCAGCGGCTTTCGCAGATTTAGAAATGTGCCAGTGGCTGTGCGGAAAGAACTTCGACGTGCTGTCCCTGAGTGAGGACTGGGGAAACACTGTTCTCCACTTTGCctcaatgaacaaaaaatttggaaaatcgcTCGTCccttttttcgttttcaagGGGGTGGATGTGAATGAGAAaaactttttctttctctcaccCTTGTTCGTTGctcttaaaatggaaaatatcgCCGTGGCTGAGGAATTGCTGAAGGCTGGCGCAGACCTGAATACGAAACAGGAGAACGGCGACAATTTCCTGCACTCCTGCGCTCGTAATAATAAACTTTTGAGTGCCAAATTCGTGGTTGGATTAAATGAGGGGCTGGTCAGGGAGCCGGCCTTCGGAGGAATCACTGCCCTTCACATGGCGGCACAAACGGCGGATTTggagttttgcaaatttttggtcGAAAAAGGAGCCGATGTTCATGCCAAAGACTTTCTTAACCGTTCGGTTTTGGTTTATGTTCCGGAAAAGAACaaagaaaagaggaaatactTTCTGTCCTTgggaattagaaattaa